The genomic segment TCGAACTGCAACCACACATGCTGCAGTCCCTGCGAGCCCTGCACCTGGTCGAGCACCGTGGCGGGCAGTTCGATCTGGTCGCTCAACCACGCGGCGGGTTGCAGGGTGACGATGCCAGGCGTGCCGGCACTCGACGGCGGCGGCGTGTCGACATCCAGGCGCAGTCCGCGATGCGACCAGCGCAGGGCGGTGACGGGCAGGGCATCCTCGTGCCGGCGTGCCAGCCGGCCGAGCAGCGACAGCACCAGGTCCAGCTTGGCCTCGATGCGTTGTTGCGATGGCGTGGCTTCCTTGCGCTCTTCCGGGTCGTCGCCGCTGACGTCCTCGGCGACGGCCAGGCCTTTCAGCAGGGCTTCGGAAGACGCCTGCATCACCGCGCGCCGTCCCGGGTCGAAGCGGGCCGGCAGCACCGCGTCGCACGTCAGGGCGCCCTCGAACAGGGCATGTTCGGCCGGGCGTTCCACCAGGATGATCGGGGTCGGCACGGATCAACCCTCCACGACGGACAGGTAGGCGCGCGCGGCACGGTCGGCGCGCTGCGTGGCGTGCATGCGCACGCGTGCCTGCTCCCGCGCGTCCTGCATGCGCTTCTGCAGTTCGAGCTGCTCGCGCAGCAGCACGGCCAGGGCATCGTAGCCGGCGGTCTTGCCGCCGTCGGCGTGCAGGAACGCGCGCACGTCGTGGTCGTGGCGATCGAGCAGGCGCTCGACGTCGTC from the Pseudoxanthomonas sp. genome contains:
- a CDS encoding PilZ domain-containing protein yields the protein MPTPIILVERPAEHALFEGALTCDAVLPARFDPGRRAVMQASSEALLKGLAVAEDVSGDDPEERKEATPSQQRIEAKLDLVLSLLGRLARRHEDALPVTALRWSHRGLRLDVDTPPPSSAGTPGIVTLQPAAWLSDQIELPATVLDQVQGSQGLQHVWLQFDALNAGLAEAMDRHLFRLHRRQIAEARQLAGRT